The following are from one region of the Paenibacillus antri genome:
- a CDS encoding FAD-dependent oxidoreductase yields MRTETVTTDITVIGGGLAGVCAAVAAARLGRTVALVQNRPVLGGNSSSEVRVWVCGATAHGTQRYARETGIMGEMFVENQYINPEGNPYFWDLTVLQTVRAEKNIQLFLNTDVHEVEADGPEDDRVIRSVTGWMMGSERRIRFESEMFLDCTGDGLVGFLAGAKYRLGREARSEYDEEWAPEVADDITLGSTLLFYTKDVGQPVKYIAPDFAKDITKTSIPLRRVIRSGDNGCAYWWIEWGGELDTVHDNERIRDELWAVIYGIWDYIKNSGKFDAENMTLEWVGSLPGKREYRRFVGDYVLNQNDILEQKAFPDRVAFGGWSIDLHPPQGVYAEESGSKHLHMNGVYSIPFRSLYSANVRNMLMAGRNISATHVAFGTTRVMATCAVIGEAAGSGAALAVQKGVTPREIANDHIDELQQIMLRQDASIVGLRNEDALDLARRAAVSASSARTTIAVTSPEESVPLAEDVGILIPVNPAVEGVELLLDADSATTVEVELWSTGRAENYVPHERAAAAAVDVPAGERQWVPIDLRWRPDQPQNAFLIVKANQALKLYRSGEAHTGILPFVKREQPDRDPKLEFQLQQQVVVWRMNGQARKPFCLKVAPATNAYEPANVAGGYLRPYGGPNLWSSADLAEGRPEWIELSWEEEIEAGEIHLVFNDDVNEDLINLHHHRTPFEVIPELVKDYAIEAFANGEWTTLHRETGNRRRKRVHKLAETVRTKRLRVAAEATNGSPRAEIVEIRVY; encoded by the coding sequence ATGAGGACGGAGACGGTCACGACAGACATTACGGTAATCGGCGGGGGGCTTGCGGGCGTATGCGCCGCCGTCGCCGCGGCGCGGCTCGGGCGAACGGTAGCCCTCGTGCAGAACCGGCCCGTGCTCGGCGGCAACTCGAGCAGCGAGGTTCGCGTCTGGGTGTGCGGCGCGACGGCGCACGGTACGCAGCGGTATGCGCGGGAGACGGGGATCATGGGCGAGATGTTCGTCGAAAATCAATACATCAATCCCGAGGGCAATCCGTATTTCTGGGATCTCACCGTGCTGCAAACCGTTCGCGCGGAGAAAAATATACAACTGTTCCTCAACACGGACGTGCATGAAGTCGAAGCCGACGGCCCAGAGGACGACCGTGTCATTCGTTCGGTCACCGGTTGGATGATGGGCAGCGAGCGGCGCATTCGGTTCGAGAGCGAGATGTTTCTCGATTGCACCGGCGACGGGCTGGTCGGCTTCCTCGCGGGGGCGAAATACCGGTTGGGTCGGGAAGCGCGCTCGGAATACGACGAGGAATGGGCGCCAGAGGTCGCGGACGACATTACGCTAGGCAGCACGCTCTTGTTCTACACGAAGGATGTCGGCCAGCCGGTGAAATACATCGCGCCGGACTTCGCCAAGGACATCACGAAGACGTCGATTCCGCTGCGCCGCGTCATTCGAAGCGGCGACAACGGCTGCGCGTACTGGTGGATCGAATGGGGCGGAGAGTTGGATACCGTCCACGACAACGAACGAATCCGGGACGAGCTGTGGGCCGTCATATACGGCATCTGGGATTATATTAAGAATTCCGGCAAGTTCGACGCGGAGAACATGACGCTCGAGTGGGTCGGCTCGCTGCCCGGGAAGCGGGAATACCGGCGGTTCGTCGGCGACTACGTCCTGAACCAGAACGACATTCTCGAGCAGAAGGCGTTCCCCGACCGCGTCGCCTTCGGCGGCTGGTCGATCGATCTGCATCCGCCGCAAGGCGTATACGCCGAGGAAAGCGGCTCGAAGCATCTCCATATGAACGGCGTGTATTCGATCCCGTTCCGCTCGCTCTATTCCGCGAACGTCCGGAATATGCTCATGGCGGGCCGCAATATCAGCGCGACCCACGTCGCCTTCGGCACGACGCGGGTCATGGCGACATGCGCGGTCATCGGGGAAGCCGCCGGGTCGGGCGCCGCCTTGGCGGTACAGAAGGGCGTGACGCCTCGAGAGATCGCGAACGACCATATCGACGAGCTGCAGCAAATCATGCTGCGTCAAGACGCCTCCATCGTCGGTCTCCGCAACGAAGACGCGCTCGACTTGGCGCGTCGGGCTGCCGTCTCCGCCTCGAGCGCGCGGACGACGATCGCCGTGACGTCGCCGGAAGAGAGCGTCCCGTTAGCCGAGGACGTCGGCATACTCATCCCCGTTAACCCGGCGGTGGAGGGCGTTGAGCTGCTGCTCGACGCCGACTCCGCGACGACGGTCGAGGTAGAGCTCTGGAGCACGGGGCGGGCGGAAAATTACGTTCCGCACGAGCGCGCGGCGGCGGCGGCCGTCGACGTTCCGGCAGGCGAGCGGCAATGGGTTCCGATCGACCTTCGCTGGCGTCCGGACCAACCGCAGAACGCGTTCCTTATCGTGAAGGCGAACCAGGCGCTTAAGCTGTACCGATCCGGCGAGGCGCATACCGGCATTCTGCCGTTCGTCAAGAGGGAGCAGCCCGACAGAGATCCGAAGCTGGAGTTTCAATTGCAGCAGCAGGTCGTCGTCTGGCGGATGAACGGGCAAGCGCGCAAGCCGTTCTGCTTGAAGGTCGCTCCGGCTACGAACGCTTACGAGCCGGCCAACGTCGCGGGAGGCTATCTCCGGCCGTACGGCGGACCGAACCTATGGTCTTCGGCCGACCTCGCGGAGGGGCGCCCGGAGTGGATCGAGCTGAGCTGGGAGGAAGAGATCGAGGCGGGCGAAATTCATCTGGTGTTCAACGACGACGTCAACGAAGACTTAATCAATCTGCATCATCATCGTACGCCGTTCGAAGTCATCCCGGAGCTGGTGAAGGATTATGCGATCGAAGCGTTCGCGAACGGCGAATGGACGACGCTGCATCGGGAGACGGGCAACCGCCGACGCAAGCGCGTGCACAAGCTGGCGGAGACCGTTCGGACGAAGCGGCTGCGCGTCGCGGCGGAGGCGACCAACGGCTCTCCCCGCGCGGAAATCGTCGAAATTCGAGTATATTAA
- a CDS encoding response regulator, translated as MNPVTVLIVDDEVPIRQELRAFPWESCGAVWFGEAENGEEALAMCEPQPPDIIVSDITMPTMDGLTLLQEVRRRYPSVQFILLTCHSEFQYAKEAIRLGAQDYILKVSLDEEEVGGAIRKAKEALIRDRGHRRQERKLDRAKSAKRLEALLHEFRERGRSSPPEIDPEEWARFGFGDRFPYRFARLWLPVPPEASLLAQDVVHTALLDFEQQNADCVAWFPMHGDEYTIWFSACESAERVLPALEKLLRDVRTAAAAASLVDEDELVFRAVVGDAVRCRSDALAAVHATSEWKEAAFYIDDASERLRLGVPEPTRELTEEHRRTLSAGLRQAGWDADKLVRYAETELASWCAAHRIRPAPLKQWLSQWLTDWMSGRGAEGAAYAKAADIAAATDLRTALDAFVRAVRSVDAGEERSRPEIREARLWIQDRLQEPLSLPMIAERAGLRPEYFSRLFKDETGESVNQYITRLRMEKAMELLKHSQLKVYEVAEAVGIPNYRYFTYTFRNWAGAAPTDVKRNQRSADRGRNEGGPS; from the coding sequence ATGAATCCCGTAACCGTTCTGATCGTAGACGACGAAGTGCCGATTCGCCAGGAGCTTCGCGCCTTCCCGTGGGAAAGCTGCGGCGCCGTTTGGTTCGGCGAAGCGGAGAACGGAGAAGAAGCGCTCGCCATGTGCGAGCCGCAGCCTCCCGACATTATCGTCTCGGACATTACGATGCCGACGATGGACGGTCTGACGCTGCTTCAAGAGGTGCGCCGCCGGTACCCTTCCGTGCAGTTCATTCTGCTGACCTGCCATAGCGAGTTCCAATACGCGAAGGAAGCGATCCGGCTGGGCGCTCAGGATTACATCTTGAAAGTATCGCTCGACGAGGAAGAGGTCGGCGGCGCGATTCGGAAGGCGAAGGAGGCGTTGATCCGGGATCGGGGCCATCGGCGGCAAGAACGGAAGCTGGATCGCGCGAAGTCGGCGAAGCGGCTCGAGGCGCTCTTGCACGAGTTCCGCGAGCGAGGCCGTTCGAGCCCGCCGGAGATCGATCCGGAGGAGTGGGCGCGGTTCGGCTTCGGCGATCGGTTCCCGTACCGCTTCGCGCGGCTGTGGCTTCCGGTGCCGCCCGAGGCGAGCTTGCTCGCGCAGGACGTCGTTCATACGGCGCTCCTCGACTTCGAACAGCAAAACGCGGATTGCGTCGCGTGGTTTCCGATGCACGGCGACGAATATACGATATGGTTTTCCGCTTGCGAGTCCGCCGAACGCGTGCTGCCCGCGCTGGAGAAGCTGCTGCGGGACGTTCGGACGGCGGCCGCCGCCGCGTCGCTCGTCGACGAGGACGAGCTCGTCTTCCGCGCGGTCGTCGGCGATGCTGTTCGGTGCCGGTCGGACGCGCTCGCGGCCGTTCACGCGACGTCGGAATGGAAAGAGGCGGCGTTCTATATCGACGACGCGTCGGAGCGGCTTCGACTCGGCGTGCCGGAGCCGACGCGGGAGCTGACGGAGGAGCACCGGAGGACGCTCTCGGCCGGGCTTCGGCAAGCGGGATGGGATGCCGACAAGCTCGTCCGCTACGCCGAAACCGAGCTGGCGTCATGGTGCGCGGCGCACCGGATCCGGCCCGCGCCGCTCAAGCAGTGGCTGTCCCAATGGCTGACGGATTGGATGTCGGGGCGGGGCGCGGAAGGCGCGGCGTACGCGAAAGCCGCGGACATCGCCGCGGCGACCGATCTGCGGACCGCGCTGGACGCGTTCGTTCGGGCCGTTCGTTCCGTCGACGCCGGCGAGGAGAGGTCCCGTCCGGAAATCCGGGAAGCGCGGCTGTGGATTCAGGACCGGCTGCAGGAACCGCTGTCGCTGCCGATGATCGCGGAGCGCGCCGGGCTCCGTCCGGAATACTTCAGTCGGTTGTTCAAGGACGAGACGGGAGAGTCGGTAAATCAATACATTACGCGGCTCCGGATGGAGAAGGCCATGGAGCTGCTCAAGCATTCGCAGTTGAAGGTTTACGAGGTGGCGGAGGCGGTCGGCATTCCGAACTATCGGTATTTCACGTACACGTTCCGCAATTGGGCGGGAGCCGCGCCTACGGACGTCAAGCGCAATCAGCGCTCCGCCGATCGCGGCAGGAACGAAGGTGGCCCGTCATGA
- a CDS encoding sensor histidine kinase — MKLLRWYNRLGIATKQFVYLFFVTLTLFLVLAWSNLNEAESLFKAQVTRDAELLVARTNQYIDASLDSVENMLLLLSTRHDLLDDGNERLAVKTLQDFANYNSSIARTLYLVRADGKVYSNTQVSYDIIGNPYLQSLYEEALGNYGAIRVSEPYVSPLSGHTLAYMRPVADERTKEIKGVVIAEINLDLLSSRIAPLIYQSFALITANGNVVNRLEPGEKLLPVQPRTYPPELLPDFEAKLPELKTGVDSLSVGDERLVAVKSNKNRLGWSLIAFIPEDYFYKDLQPLYTNYRTASAAMIVILLFSAYMLSRSFTKPIRRLVEKMDRLHDVQIVSKLSETRQDEIGKLARSFNAMLERIHLLLQETKRAEEQKKEYELKMLRSQIAPHFLYNTLACISSLAKQQRIGEVRQTIRSLVGLLTFSFDKHGEFVTLEEELEGLRMYMHIQQVRYGANYAYDIDIDRSLLSNRILKLTLQPLVENALFHGIAPRGGGTVSIKGRAEKGRLRLYVRDDGVGVRSSDARDVLRKQTNEPSRHRFTGIGIANVHDRIRIHFGEPYGLKIGGREGAGTVVRIDLPLTKLAAATDGAVRLADRA; from the coding sequence ATGAAGCTGCTCCGATGGTACAACCGGCTCGGCATCGCGACGAAGCAATTCGTCTATTTGTTTTTCGTAACGCTGACCTTATTTCTCGTGCTCGCGTGGAGCAACCTGAACGAAGCGGAGTCTTTGTTCAAGGCTCAGGTGACGCGGGACGCCGAGCTGCTCGTCGCAAGGACGAATCAATACATCGACGCGAGCCTCGACAGCGTGGAAAATATGCTGCTGCTGCTCTCGACGCGGCATGACCTGCTCGACGACGGCAACGAACGGCTGGCGGTTAAGACGCTGCAGGATTTCGCGAACTACAACAGCTCCATCGCAAGGACGCTATATCTTGTCCGCGCCGACGGCAAGGTGTATTCCAACACGCAGGTGTCCTACGATATCATCGGGAATCCGTATCTGCAGAGCTTGTACGAGGAGGCGTTGGGCAATTACGGAGCCATCCGGGTCAGCGAGCCGTACGTCTCACCGCTGTCCGGCCATACGCTGGCCTATATGCGTCCGGTCGCCGACGAGCGGACGAAGGAAATCAAGGGCGTCGTCATCGCCGAAATCAATCTCGACCTGCTGTCCTCCCGCATCGCGCCGCTCATCTACCAGTCGTTCGCGCTCATCACCGCGAACGGCAACGTCGTGAACCGGCTGGAGCCCGGAGAGAAGCTGCTTCCCGTGCAGCCCCGGACGTACCCGCCGGAGCTGCTGCCGGACTTCGAGGCGAAGCTGCCCGAGCTGAAGACCGGCGTGGACAGCCTCTCGGTCGGAGACGAACGGCTCGTCGCGGTCAAATCGAACAAAAACCGTCTCGGATGGTCGCTGATCGCCTTCATCCCGGAGGACTATTTCTACAAGGATTTGCAGCCGCTGTATACGAACTATCGGACCGCCTCCGCCGCCATGATCGTCATTCTGCTCTTCAGCGCGTACATGCTGTCCCGTTCGTTCACGAAGCCGATCCGCAGGCTCGTCGAGAAGATGGACCGGCTGCACGACGTGCAGATCGTGTCCAAGCTGTCGGAGACGAGGCAGGACGAGATCGGAAAGCTCGCGCGAAGCTTTAATGCCATGCTCGAACGCATTCATCTGCTGCTGCAGGAGACGAAGCGCGCCGAAGAACAGAAGAAGGAGTACGAGCTGAAGATGCTCCGCAGCCAGATCGCGCCGCACTTCCTGTACAACACGTTGGCCTGCATCAGCAGCTTGGCGAAGCAGCAGCGCATCGGGGAAGTGCGGCAGACGATCCGTTCGCTCGTCGGACTGCTGACGTTCAGCTTCGATAAACACGGCGAATTCGTCACGCTGGAGGAGGAGCTCGAAGGGCTTCGCATGTACATGCATATCCAACAGGTGCGTTACGGCGCGAACTACGCGTACGACATCGATATCGACCGTTCCTTGCTGTCGAACCGCATCTTAAAGCTCACCCTGCAGCCATTGGTGGAGAACGCGTTGTTTCACGGCATCGCGCCGAGAGGCGGAGGAACGGTATCGATCAAGGGCCGAGCGGAAAAGGGGAGGCTGCGCCTGTACGTTCGCGACGACGGCGTGGGGGTGCGTTCGAGCGACGCGCGGGACGTTCTGCGAAAGCAAACGAACGAGCCTTCGCGCCATCGGTTCACGGGCATCGGCATCGCCAACGTGCATGACCGGATCCGCATTCATTTCGGCGAGCCGTACGGCCTCAAGATCGGCGGGCGCGAAGGGGCGGGCACGGTCGTCCGCATCGATCTGCCGCTGACGAAGCTCGCCGCCGCAACTGACGGAGCCGTTCGCCTCGCCGACCGGGCGTAG
- a CDS encoding ABC transporter permease: MVGNALRKFGPFYLMLLPGVVYFIVFRYFPMYGMIIAFKDFAIMEGIMGSDWANPWFKHFQTFYNSPYFEQLLTNTLLISLYKLVWGTVPPILLALLLNECRVKWLKSIVQTLTYMPHFLSWVIIFGILLALLSQNGGLVNRWIVDAGGESIPFLTSTDYFRSILVGSEVWQNLGWGAIIYLAAIAGIDPTLYEAARVDGASRLRMIWHITLPGIRSVIVLLFILKLGHLMDAGFDQIYILYNIQVYPVADILDTWVYRTGLQQLNFSLASAVGLFKSLIGMALVLLANNIAKRWGEGIW, encoded by the coding sequence ATGGTCGGAAACGCCTTGCGAAAATTCGGGCCGTTCTACTTGATGCTCTTGCCCGGCGTCGTTTATTTCATCGTCTTCCGTTACTTTCCGATGTACGGAATGATCATCGCCTTCAAAGATTTCGCGATCATGGAAGGCATCATGGGCAGCGATTGGGCGAACCCGTGGTTCAAACATTTTCAGACGTTCTACAATTCGCCCTACTTCGAACAGCTGTTAACGAACACGCTGCTTATTAGCTTGTACAAACTCGTCTGGGGGACCGTTCCTCCGATCCTGTTGGCGCTGCTGCTGAACGAATGCCGCGTCAAGTGGCTGAAGTCGATCGTACAGACGCTGACGTATATGCCGCACTTCCTGTCCTGGGTTATCATCTTCGGCATCCTGCTCGCGCTGTTGTCCCAGAACGGAGGGCTGGTCAACCGCTGGATCGTGGATGCAGGCGGAGAGTCGATCCCGTTCCTCACGTCGACCGACTATTTCCGAAGCATCTTGGTCGGCTCGGAAGTATGGCAAAACCTCGGGTGGGGCGCCATCATCTACTTAGCCGCGATCGCGGGCATCGATCCGACCCTGTACGAAGCCGCGAGGGTCGACGGCGCCAGCCGCCTGCGGATGATTTGGCACATTACGCTTCCCGGCATTCGCAGCGTCATCGTTCTGCTGTTCATCTTGAAGCTCGGACATCTGATGGACGCCGGCTTCGACCAAATTTACATCCTATATAACATTCAGGTGTATCCGGTGGCCGACATTCTCGACACCTGGGTATATCGAACCGGTCTGCAGCAGCTCAATTTCAGTCTCGCTTCCGCGGTCGGATTGTTTAAATCGCTCATCGGCATGGCGCTCGTCCTTCTGGCGAACAACATCGCGAAGCGGTGGGGGGAGGGCATATGGTAA
- a CDS encoding carbohydrate ABC transporter permease, producing MVRNLEDKLFNAVVYTILAFCALIAVFPLLYVVSVSITPFGEVLRNGGFILIPREITFTAYKTLLTGSNLPQAFKVTVIITVVGTAINLVLTGLMAYPLSRKLLPGRQFFLLMIVFTLIFSGGLIPTYLTVKSVGLLDTIWAMILPNAIWSFNVLIMKSFFEGLPEELFESARMDGAKEFRILLQIVAPLSVPVILTIGLFYVVGHWNEFFQAIFYVTDRTLFPLQVIVREILMQSQQPLENADNVMPTQTMQMASVMIASLPVLIVYPFIQKHFTKGMLLGSIKG from the coding sequence ATGGTAAGAAATCTCGAGGATAAGCTGTTTAACGCGGTCGTTTATACGATTCTTGCGTTCTGCGCGCTGATCGCCGTGTTCCCGCTTTTGTACGTCGTCTCCGTCTCCATTACGCCGTTCGGGGAAGTGCTGCGCAACGGGGGCTTCATCTTGATTCCGAGGGAAATCACCTTCACGGCGTACAAGACGCTGTTGACGGGATCGAATTTGCCGCAAGCGTTCAAGGTGACGGTCATCATCACGGTCGTAGGCACCGCGATCAATCTCGTACTTACGGGTTTGATGGCGTATCCGCTCAGCCGCAAGCTGCTGCCGGGCCGGCAGTTCTTCCTTCTGATGATCGTGTTTACGCTCATTTTCAGCGGCGGTTTGATCCCGACGTACCTCACCGTCAAGTCGGTCGGCTTGCTCGATACGATCTGGGCCATGATCCTCCCGAACGCCATATGGAGCTTTAATGTGCTCATTATGAAAAGCTTCTTCGAAGGACTTCCCGAGGAGCTGTTCGAGTCCGCCAGGATGGACGGCGCGAAGGAATTTCGAATCCTGCTGCAGATCGTCGCGCCGTTGTCGGTGCCCGTCATATTGACGATCGGTTTGTTTTACGTCGTCGGGCACTGGAACGAATTTTTCCAAGCGATATTTTATGTCACGGACCGCACCTTGTTCCCGCTGCAGGTTATCGTCCGCGAAATATTGATGCAAAGCCAACAACCGCTGGAGAACGCGGACAACGTCATGCCGACGCAGACGATGCAGATGGCGTCGGTCATGATCGCGAGCCTCCCGGTGTTGATCGTCTACCCGTTCATCCAGAAGCACTTCACGAAGGGGATGCTGCTCGGCTCGATCAAGGGGTAA